The Methanobrevibacter wolinii SH genome includes a window with the following:
- the mch gene encoding methenyltetrahydromethanopterin cyclohydrolase, with product MVSVNLEAKKTVDEMIDKADALKIAVSKLDNGATILDCGVNVEGSFKAGELYTKVCLGGLADVGISIPGDLSEKFALPSVKIKTDFPSISTLGSQKAGWSVSVGDFFALGSGPARALSLKPAETYDEIDYKDEEADLAILTLEADVLPGEDVAQYIADECGVDVANVYLLVAPTSSLVGSIQIAGRVVENGTYKMLEFIKFDVKKVKHAAGIAPIAPVDPDGLKAMGKTNDAVLFGGRTYYYIESEEGDDIEAVAKQIPSSAADGYGKPFFDTFKEAGFDFYKIDKGMFAPAEVVINDLTTGKTYKEGFVNAELLKKSFGVDN from the coding sequence ATGGTTAGTGTTAACTTAGAAGCTAAAAAAACTGTAGATGAAATGATTGATAAAGCAGATGCTTTAAAAATTGCTGTTTCTAAATTAGATAATGGTGCTACAATTCTTGATTGTGGTGTAAATGTTGAAGGAAGCTTTAAAGCAGGTGAATTATATACTAAAGTATGTCTTGGTGGACTTGCTGATGTAGGTATTTCTATTCCTGGTGATTTAAGTGAAAAATTTGCACTTCCTTCTGTAAAAATCAAAACTGACTTCCCATCTATCTCAACTTTAGGTTCTCAAAAAGCAGGATGGTCTGTATCTGTTGGAGATTTCTTTGCATTAGGTTCAGGTCCTGCAAGAGCATTATCTCTTAAACCTGCAGAAACTTATGATGAAATTGATTATAAAGATGAAGAAGCAGATTTAGCTATTTTAACTTTAGAAGCTGATGTCTTACCTGGTGAAGATGTTGCTCAATATATTGCAGATGAATGTGGTGTAGATGTAGCAAATGTTTATTTACTTGTTGCTCCTACTTCTTCTCTCGTTGGTTCTATTCAAATTGCTGGAAGAGTTGTTGAAAATGGAACTTATAAAATGTTAGAATTCATTAAATTTGATGTTAAAAAAGTTAAACATGCAGCTGGAATTGCACCTATTGCACCTGTAGATCCAGATGGATTAAAAGCTATGGGTAAAACAAATGATGCAGTTTTATTCGGTGGAAGAACTTATTACTATATTGAATCTGAAGAAGGAGACGATATTGAAGCTGTTGCAAAACAAATTCCATCATCTGCAGCTGATGGATATGGAAAACCATTCTTTGATACCTTTAAAGAAGCAGGATTTGACTTCTATAAAATCGATAAAGGAATGTTTGCACCTGCTGAAGTAGTAATTAATGATTTAACTACTGGTAAAACTTATAAAGAAGGATTTGTTAACGCAGAATTACTTAAAAAATCCTTTGGTGTAGATAACTAA
- the rpiA gene encoding ribose-5-phosphate isomerase RpiA, with the protein MNLKQEVGYKAAEEVKDGQILGFGTGSTTKYFIDKVGMRVKEEGIEVMAIPTSYQSVLLAQEWNIPLTTLDEHSIDLAVDGADEIDPQLNLIKGGGAAHTMEKIVDYSADELIIIAHDSKYVDQLGAFPVPVEVIPKAKTIVSNTLKDLGASPKLRMAVNKDGPVITDNGNFIIDAKFDEILSPVDLEIELNTIPGVVENGIFTEMVDKVLLGTEDGVKELKP; encoded by the coding sequence ATGAATCTTAAACAAGAAGTAGGTTATAAAGCTGCTGAAGAAGTAAAAGATGGTCAAATTTTAGGTTTTGGTACTGGTTCTACTACTAAATATTTCATTGATAAAGTAGGTATGAGAGTTAAAGAAGAAGGTATTGAAGTTATGGCGATTCCAACATCTTATCAATCTGTATTACTTGCTCAAGAATGGAATATCCCATTAACTACCCTTGATGAACATTCTATTGATTTAGCTGTTGATGGTGCTGATGAAATTGATCCACAATTAAATTTAATCAAAGGTGGTGGAGCAGCACATACTATGGAAAAAATTGTAGATTATTCTGCTGATGAACTTATTATTATTGCACATGATTCTAAATATGTTGATCAATTAGGTGCTTTTCCAGTTCCTGTAGAAGTTATTCCTAAAGCAAAAACTATTGTTTCAAATACTCTTAAAGACTTAGGTGCATCTCCTAAACTTAGAATGGCAGTTAATAAAGATGGTCCTGTAATAACTGATAATGGAAACTTTATTATTGATGCTAAATTTGATGAAATTTTATCTCCAGTAGATTTAGAAATTGAATTGAACACTATTCCAGGTGTAGTTGAAAATGGTATTTTCACTGAAATGGTAGATAAAGTTCTTCTTGGTACTGAAGATGGAGTTAAAGAATTAAAACCTTGA
- a CDS encoding FAD-dependent oxidoreductase: protein MKVVIIGGGAGGMPTASNLRKLDNDIEITVITRDNYIAYSPCAIPYVLGHTIESFDDIVMKTPEDYKKDDIEVLTNCEVTDADKDKKEITYTDENGEVKTMKYDKLVLATGGNSFVPPIKGNDLDGVFKIRNIHDGIKVQKWAENCENVVVTGAGLIGIEIAYAFKKMGLNVTLNEMLPQIVPKSLDSDMAEIVTEYLRSEGLNIVLGKPITEIKGDKKVEAVVVDGTEEVPTEMVILATGVRAELNIAEKLGCEIGRWAIQVNENMETSVKDVYAVGDCVESYDAILKSNTISQLGTTAVRQAKTCARTIAGKKSKFNPVLNSMVTKVGKLEFGAVGLTTSFAQQNNIKTVSEKIEAFTRARYYPNAKPMDIKVICDADSKIIGCQIIAEERVAERIDTMTLAITEGLSCYDLSNMEFAYAPPVSMVIDPLVLAVDEVSKKFD from the coding sequence ATGAAAGTAGTAATTATAGGAGGAGGAGCTGGAGGAATGCCAACAGCTTCTAACCTTAGAAAGTTAGATAATGACATTGAAATAACTGTTATCACCCGTGATAACTACATTGCATATTCCCCATGTGCAATACCTTATGTATTAGGACACACAATTGAATCTTTTGATGATATTGTAATGAAAACACCAGAAGATTATAAAAAAGATGATATTGAAGTTTTAACTAATTGTGAAGTTACTGATGCAGATAAAGATAAAAAAGAAATAACTTACACCGATGAAAATGGTGAAGTTAAAACTATGAAATATGATAAACTTGTTCTTGCAACAGGTGGAAATTCATTTGTACCACCAATTAAAGGTAATGATCTTGATGGTGTATTTAAAATAAGAAACATCCACGATGGTATTAAAGTTCAAAAATGGGCTGAAAATTGTGAGAATGTTGTTGTTACTGGTGCAGGTCTTATTGGAATTGAAATAGCATATGCATTTAAAAAAATGGGATTAAATGTAACATTAAATGAAATGTTACCTCAAATCGTACCAAAATCTCTTGATAGTGACATGGCAGAAATTGTTACAGAATATTTAAGAAGTGAAGGACTTAACATAGTTTTAGGTAAACCAATTACTGAAATCAAAGGTGATAAAAAAGTTGAAGCAGTAGTTGTTGATGGTACTGAAGAAGTTCCTACTGAAATGGTTATCCTTGCTACTGGTGTAAGAGCAGAACTTAACATTGCTGAAAAACTTGGATGTGAAATTGGAAGATGGGCTATTCAAGTAAATGAAAATATGGAAACCTCAGTTAAAGATGTTTATGCTGTAGGTGACTGTGTAGAATCATATGATGCAATCTTAAAATCAAACACAATCTCACAACTTGGTACTACTGCAGTACGTCAAGCAAAAACATGTGCAAGAACCATTGCAGGTAAAAAATCTAAATTTAATCCAGTATTAAACTCAATGGTTACTAAAGTAGGTAAATTAGAATTTGGTGCTGTAGGTTTAACCACAAGTTTTGCACAACAAAACAATATTAAAACTGTTTCTGAAAAAATTGAAGCATTTACAAGAGCAAGATATTATCCAAATGCAAAACCTATGGATATTAAAGTTATCTGTGATGCAGATAGTAAAATCATTGGTTGTCAAATAATTGCTGAAGAACGTGTAGCAGAAAGAATTGATACAATGACCCTTGCTATTACTGAAGGATTAAGTTGTTATGATTTAAGTAACATGGAATTTGCTTATGCACCTCCAGTATCAATGGTTATTGACCCATTAGTACTTGCTGTAGATGAAGTAAGTAAAAAATTTGATTAA
- a CDS encoding NAD(P)-dependent glycerol-1-phosphate dehydrogenase translates to MDSKTIQMPREVHIGPDVIYETGEISKNLRLPGEPLVVTGYKTLNIAGKLVYDSLEDAGFNPDIIQVKGATEESVKQVENKLTDNSFVLGVGGGKVIDVAKMASTNNNSYFISIPTTASHDGIASPMASIKNEKGSVSKKAQAPMALIADSEIIKNAPFRFLASGCADIVSNYTAVKDWRLAKRLQNVSFSESAAALSLMTAKLIIDSSDSIKEGLELSARLVVKMLFSSGMAISIAGSSRPASGSEHLFSHALDKVAKKPALHGEQCGIGTIMMMNLHGGDWKFIKNALESMKAPTTCYDIGIDPEDIIDALTMAHTIRPERYTILGDRGLSREAAYQLAIKTGVI, encoded by the coding sequence ATGGATTCTAAAACTATTCAAATGCCTAGAGAAGTACATATTGGACCTGATGTCATTTATGAAACAGGTGAAATTTCTAAAAATTTACGGCTTCCTGGTGAACCTTTGGTTGTTACAGGTTATAAAACCTTGAACATTGCTGGTAAATTAGTTTATGATAGTTTAGAAGATGCTGGATTTAATCCAGATATTATTCAAGTTAAAGGAGCTACTGAAGAATCAGTTAAACAAGTTGAAAATAAATTAACAGATAATTCATTTGTTCTAGGTGTTGGTGGTGGAAAAGTTATTGATGTTGCTAAGATGGCATCTACAAATAATAATTCTTATTTTATTTCAATACCAACTACTGCTTCTCATGATGGTATTGCTTCACCAATGGCTTCTATTAAAAATGAAAAGGGTTCTGTTTCTAAGAAAGCACAAGCACCTATGGCTTTAATTGCAGATTCTGAAATTATTAAAAATGCACCATTTAGATTTTTAGCATCTGGCTGTGCAGATATAGTTTCTAATTATACTGCAGTTAAAGATTGGCGTCTTGCTAAAAGGCTTCAAAATGTAAGTTTTTCAGAATCTGCTGCAGCATTGTCTTTAATGACTGCAAAATTAATTATTGATTCATCAGATAGTATTAAAGAAGGTTTAGAATTAAGTGCTAGACTTGTTGTTAAGATGTTATTTAGTAGTGGTATGGCAATAAGTATTGCAGGTTCAAGTAGGCCTGCAAGTGGTTCTGAACATTTATTTTCACATGCACTTGATAAGGTTGCTAAAAAACCAGCATTACATGGTGAACAATGTGGTATTGGTACAATTATGATGATGAATCTTCATGGTGGAGATTGGAAATTTATTAAAAATGCTCTTGAAAGTATGAAAGCACCGACAACATGTTATGATATTGGTATTGATCCAGAAGATATTATTGATGCATTAACTATGGCTCATACAATTAGACCAGAGAGATATACAATACTTGGAGATAGAGGTTTATCAAGAGAAGCTGCTTATCAATTAGCAATTAAAACAGGAGTAATATAG
- a CDS encoding UPF0179 family protein, with protein MITLVGKDFAKEGTKFIFYGPAEACKNCRYKASCVDSLEENRLYEIISVRHNSQKCPLHAEKEVFPVEVQRADVNILFNSKNVYEGSTIVYNTPECDEYCEYHDLCFPEGLLDNDKCIIIKDYGKFEGKCKKGYKLNKLDVNFVE; from the coding sequence ATGATAACATTAGTAGGTAAAGATTTTGCAAAAGAAGGAACAAAATTTATATTTTATGGTCCTGCAGAAGCTTGTAAAAATTGTAGATATAAAGCATCATGTGTAGACTCTTTAGAAGAAAATAGATTATATGAAATAATATCAGTAAGACATAATTCTCAAAAATGTCCTTTACATGCTGAAAAAGAGGTATTTCCTGTTGAAGTTCAAAGAGCTGATGTTAACATTTTATTTAATTCTAAAAATGTTTATGAAGGATCAACTATAGTGTATAATACTCCTGAATGTGATGAATATTGTGAATATCATGATTTATGTTTCCCTGAAGGTTTATTAGATAATGATAAATGTATTATTATTAAAGATTATGGTAAATTTGAAGGAAAATGTAAAAAAGGATATAAATTAAATAAATTAGATGTTAATTTTGTTGAATAA